One stretch of Meriones unguiculatus strain TT.TT164.6M chromosome 7, Bangor_MerUng_6.1, whole genome shotgun sequence DNA includes these proteins:
- the Tax1bp3 gene encoding tax1-binding protein 3 gives MSYVPGQPVTAVVQRVEIHKLRQGENLILGFSIGGGIDQDPSQNPFSEDKTDKGIYVTRVSEGGPAEIAGLQIGDKIMQVNGWDMTMVTHDQARKRLTKRSEEVVRLLVTRQSLQKAVQQSMLS, from the exons ATGTCCTACGTCCCGGGCCAGCCTGTCACCGCCGTAGTG CAAAGAGTTGAAATTCATAAATTGCGTCAAGGTGAGAACTTAATCCTGGGCTTCAGTATTGGAGGTGGAATTGACCAGGACccttcccagaatcccttctctgaagaTAAAACAGACAAG GGTATTTACGTCACACGAGTGTCTGAGGGAGGTCCTGCTGAAATTGCCGGGCTGCAGATTGGAGACAAGATCATGCAG GTGAATGGCTGGGATATGACCATGGTCACTCATGACCAAGCTCGGAAGCGGCTCACCAAGCGCTCGGAGGAGGTGGTTCGTCTTCTAGTGACTCGGCAGTCTCTGCAGAAGGCTGTACAGCAGTCTATGCTGTCTTAG
- the Emc6 gene encoding ER membrane protein complex subunit 6, protein MAAVVAKREGPPFISEAAVRGNAAVLDYCRTSVSALSGATAGILGLTGLCGFVFYLLASVLLSLLLILKAGRRWNKYFKSRRPLFTGGLIGGLFTYVLFWTFLYGMVHVY, encoded by the coding sequence ATGGCCGCGGTGGTGGCCAAGCGGGAAGGGCCGCCGTTCATCAGCGAGGCGGCTGTGCGAGGCAACGCCGCCGTCCTGGATTACTGCCGGACCTCAGTGTCAGCGCTGTCGGGGGCCACAGCCGGCATCCTCGGCCTCACCGGCCTCTGCGGCTTCGTCTTCTACCTGCTTGCCTCCGTCCTGCTCTCCCTGCTCCTGATTCTCAAAGCGGGAAGGAGGTGGAACAAATATTTTAAGTCACGAAGACCTCTCTTTACGGGAGGCCTCATCGGAGGCCTCTTCACCTACGTCCTCTTTTGGACCTTCCTCTATGGCATGGTGCACGTCTACTGA